In Mongoliitalea daihaiensis, one DNA window encodes the following:
- a CDS encoding RNA polymerase sigma factor — protein MTTLEFSYSLNKLSSSLKPFALKLTRDTDDANDLLQDTMVKAFTNKDKFTEGTNLKAWLYTIMKNTFITNYQRMVRRGTFVDTTDNLHYLNSGDTLVENNAYGDFTMDDIYSAIEKLDDVYKVPFMMHYKGFKYHEIAEKLNIPIGTVKNRIHIARKLLKEDLHVYQHKN, from the coding sequence ATGACAACTCTAGAATTCAGTTACTCGTTAAACAAATTATCAAGTTCTTTGAAGCCTTTCGCTCTCAAACTTACCAGAGATACAGATGATGCAAACGATTTGCTTCAGGACACAATGGTAAAGGCATTTACTAATAAAGATAAGTTTACGGAAGGGACAAATCTTAAGGCATGGTTGTACACCATTATGAAAAATACTTTTATTACCAACTATCAACGAATGGTAAGAAGAGGTACTTTTGTAGATACTACTGATAACCTTCATTACTTGAATTCAGGTGATACCTTGGTAGAGAATAATGCATATGGTGACTTCACTATGGATGACATTTACAGCGCCATTGAAAAACTAGATGATGTTTACAAAGTTCCATTCATGATGCATTACAAGGGTTTTAAATATCATGAAATTGCCGAAAAATTAAACATTCCAATAGGAACTGTTAAAAATAGAATACATATTGCTAGAAAACTGTTGAAAGAAGATTTACACGTGTATCAACACAAAAATTGA
- a CDS encoding phytoene desaturase family protein: MSKKNVVVIGSGFAGLSAATHLAHNGYQVTLLEKNTTPGGRARKFESEGFVFDMGPSWYWMPDVFESYFANFGKKPSDYYTLKRLDPSYTVVFGENDFLDIPADLNEFRTMLERIEPGVGPKLDEFLKQAAYKYEVGIKDLVYRPSRSLLEFASPALLADMLRMDIFQSMSKHVRKFFKEDKIIRLMEFPVLFLGETADNIPALYSLMNYADIALGTWYPDGGMHKIIEGMVALAEEKGVVFQYDAEVVSLEVTNGVTTGVLTKNGKKYAADVVVAGADYHHIDQHVLAPEYRNYDAKYWDKRVMAPGSLLFYLGVNKKLKNLRHHNLFFDEPLGPHADAIYTNPRWPEKPLFYASVPSISDATVAPEGMENLFLLVPLAPDLDDSEEMREKYYDIIMDRLEKLTGQNVRDHVIYKRSYAHKDFKSDYHAFKGNAYGLANTLFQTAILKPSLKNKKIRNLYYTGQLTVPGPGVPPSLISGHVVSKEVMKENKL; this comes from the coding sequence ATGTCTAAAAAAAATGTAGTTGTGATAGGTTCAGGATTTGCAGGACTATCAGCAGCAACTCATTTGGCACACAACGGATACCAAGTTACCTTATTAGAAAAAAATACAACCCCCGGTGGTAGAGCTCGCAAGTTCGAATCCGAGGGTTTTGTCTTTGATATGGGGCCAAGTTGGTATTGGATGCCAGATGTATTTGAAAGTTACTTTGCAAATTTCGGCAAAAAGCCCTCAGATTATTATACGCTCAAAAGACTAGACCCATCCTATACTGTAGTATTTGGCGAAAATGACTTTTTGGATATCCCTGCGGATCTTAACGAATTCAGAACTATGCTCGAACGCATCGAGCCTGGCGTCGGCCCTAAGCTGGATGAGTTTTTAAAACAAGCCGCATATAAATATGAGGTTGGTATTAAGGACTTGGTCTATAGACCAAGCAGAAGTCTTTTGGAATTTGCCAGTCCCGCATTATTAGCGGATATGCTTCGAATGGACATTTTTCAGTCCATGTCCAAGCACGTAAGAAAATTCTTTAAAGAGGATAAAATTATCCGTCTGATGGAGTTTCCTGTTCTGTTTTTGGGAGAAACAGCCGATAATATCCCAGCGCTCTATTCCTTGATGAACTATGCTGATATTGCTTTAGGAACGTGGTATCCTGATGGAGGCATGCATAAAATCATTGAAGGGATGGTGGCTTTGGCAGAAGAAAAAGGGGTTGTATTCCAATACGATGCAGAGGTTGTTTCCTTGGAAGTAACTAATGGTGTGACAACTGGAGTACTAACCAAGAATGGAAAAAAATATGCAGCAGATGTAGTGGTAGCTGGTGCAGACTACCACCACATAGATCAACACGTATTGGCTCCTGAATACAGAAACTACGATGCCAAATACTGGGATAAAAGAGTTATGGCCCCTGGGAGTTTATTGTTTTACCTCGGTGTCAACAAAAAGCTAAAGAACTTAAGACATCACAACCTTTTCTTTGATGAGCCTTTAGGGCCACATGCAGATGCCATTTATACAAATCCAAGATGGCCAGAAAAACCTTTGTTTTATGCTTCCGTTCCATCTATATCAGATGCAACAGTAGCTCCGGAAGGTATGGAAAACCTATTTTTATTGGTACCTCTTGCTCCTGATTTGGATGATTCAGAAGAAATGCGTGAAAAATACTATGATATTATCATGGACAGGCTAGAGAAATTGACTGGCCAAAATGTACGAGATCATGTCATATACAAGCGATCCTATGCCCACAAGGACTTTAAAAGTGACTACCATGCATTCAAAGGAAATGCCTATGGACTTGCCAATACGCTTTTCCAAACGGCCATATTAAAACCTTCTTTGAAGAATAAGAAAATCAGAAATCTATATTACACCGGTCAGTTAACTGTACCAGGCCCAGGAGTTCCTCCTTCACTGATCAGCGGACATGTTGTCTCAAAAGAAGTGATGAAAGAAAACAAATTATAA
- a CDS encoding phytoene/squalene synthase family protein — MDAKKLYDDTTFECSKLITQRYSTSFTLGIKTLDKKFHLPIYAIYGFVRYADEIVDTFHDQDKKSLLADFKKDTYESIAKGISLNPVLHAFQLIVNQYQIDLDLIEAFLKSMEMDLDFKTYNDSKYNEYIYGSAEVVGLMCLKVFVEGDQSEYLRLREPACKLGAAFQKVNFLRDIKSDYEERGRVYFPGVDFMSFDKSAKVLIEEDIQKDFDEALIGINQLPKGAKLGVKVAYLYYQKLFDKIKGLPAETITHERIRIPNTKKISLLIGTYFGMKLGFS, encoded by the coding sequence ATGGATGCTAAAAAACTCTACGATGATACAACTTTCGAGTGCAGTAAACTGATCACACAACGGTATAGCACCAGCTTCACCTTGGGTATCAAAACCCTCGACAAAAAGTTTCATCTTCCCATTTATGCCATTTATGGCTTTGTCAGGTACGCTGATGAAATCGTGGATACATTTCACGATCAGGATAAAAAGTCTTTACTGGCAGACTTTAAAAAAGACACCTATGAATCCATAGCAAAAGGTATCTCTCTCAATCCTGTACTTCATGCTTTTCAATTGATTGTCAATCAATATCAAATTGATTTAGATTTGATCGAGGCATTTTTGAAAAGTATGGAGATGGATTTGGACTTTAAAACCTACAATGACTCTAAGTACAATGAATACATCTATGGTTCTGCCGAAGTAGTTGGATTGATGTGCCTGAAAGTATTTGTAGAAGGAGATCAGAGCGAATACCTGCGCCTTCGGGAACCCGCTTGCAAGCTGGGAGCTGCTTTTCAAAAAGTCAATTTCCTAAGAGATATCAAGAGTGATTACGAAGAACGTGGCCGAGTCTATTTCCCTGGAGTAGACTTTATGTCATTCGACAAATCTGCCAAGGTTTTAATAGAAGAGGATATACAGAAAGATTTTGATGAAGCTCTTATTGGCATTAACCAACTACCAAAAGGAGCCAAATTGGGAGTGAAAGTGGCGTATCTGTACTACCAAAAACTGTTTGACAAAATCAAGGGTTTGCCTGCCGAAACCATTACACACGAAAGAATCCGTATTCCAAACACCAAAAAGATTTCTCTATTGATCGGAACCTATTTTGGGATGAAATTAGGTTTTAGTTAA
- a CDS encoding 4-hydroxy-3-methylbut-2-enyl diphosphate reductase has translation MMNLRVYIDQHSGFCFGVVYAIEMAEEILEEQGYLYCLGDIVHNDEEVNRLTNKGLRIIDHDQLRNLRDEKVLIRAHGEPPSTYELAIHNNLTLIDASCPVVLKLQNRIKNSYDKDETIYIYGKHGHAEVIGLLGQTSNNAVVFQDISELDLDALPKNLTLYSQTTKSTDKFYEINQILREKGITVNTNDTICRQVSNRDKELRDFADKFDKIVFVSGTKSSNGKVLYNVCKDKNPNTYFVSNSDQVDKAWFNENDTVGICGATSTPMWLMEEVKNRLQTF, from the coding sequence ATGATGAATTTGCGTGTGTATATAGACCAACATTCGGGCTTTTGCTTTGGCGTTGTTTATGCAATTGAAATGGCCGAAGAAATACTAGAAGAACAGGGATACTTGTACTGCTTAGGAGATATCGTCCATAATGATGAGGAAGTTAATAGACTTACCAATAAAGGTCTTAGGATCATTGACCATGATCAGCTCCGAAACTTGCGGGATGAAAAAGTATTGATTCGCGCACACGGTGAACCTCCATCTACCTATGAGCTTGCCATCCACAATAACCTCACTTTGATTGATGCGAGTTGTCCTGTGGTTTTGAAACTACAAAACAGAATCAAAAACTCTTACGATAAAGACGAGACGATTTATATTTACGGCAAGCATGGACATGCAGAAGTTATTGGCCTGCTCGGTCAGACAAGCAACAATGCTGTAGTTTTCCAAGACATCAGTGAATTAGACTTGGATGCTTTACCAAAAAATCTGACACTTTACAGTCAGACCACCAAAAGCACGGATAAATTTTACGAAATCAATCAAATCCTTCGTGAAAAAGGTATCACAGTCAATACCAATGATACCATTTGCCGCCAAGTTTCCAATAGAGACAAAGAATTAAGAGATTTTGCAGATAAATTTGATAAAATCGTTTTTGTCAGTGGCACTAAGTCCTCCAACGGAAAAGTGCTTTACAACGTATGTAAAGATAAAAACCCCAATACTTATTTTGTATCCAACTCCGACCAAGTTGATAAAGCTTGGTTTAACGAAAATGATACAGTGGGTATATGTGGGGCTACATCTACACCCATGTGGTTAATGGAAGAAGTCAAAAACAGATTGCAGACTTTCTGA
- a CDS encoding fatty acid desaturase produces MSSLATQTSDSIGSKGTAIALSIIFSWAILLVILLRWEFSWDNPLVYVAVLLQMHLYTGLFITAHDAMHGVVSPHKKLNHTLGWISAILFSYNFYWKLFPKHHEHHRYVATDKDPDYHASGNFFIWYLSFIRQYVTVWQVLLMAITFNILKLFLPTENLIVFWMVPAILSTLQLFYFGTYIPHKGASDNKHHSRSQSKNHLWAFISCYFFGYHFEHHDSPGTPWWRLWKIKENNQ; encoded by the coding sequence ATGTCCTCTTTAGCAACTCAAACTTCCGATTCCATTGGCTCTAAAGGAACGGCAATAGCCCTATCCATTATTTTTTCATGGGCAATATTGCTGGTCATCTTACTGCGTTGGGAGTTTTCCTGGGACAATCCCTTAGTTTATGTTGCAGTCCTGTTACAAATGCACTTGTACACCGGCTTATTTATTACTGCCCACGATGCGATGCACGGTGTAGTATCTCCTCATAAAAAATTAAATCATACGCTGGGTTGGATTTCGGCAATCCTTTTTTCCTATAACTTTTACTGGAAACTTTTCCCAAAACATCATGAACACCATCGCTACGTTGCTACTGACAAAGACCCTGATTATCACGCTTCCGGTAATTTCTTTATTTGGTACCTAAGCTTTATCAGACAGTACGTAACTGTATGGCAAGTCTTATTGATGGCTATAACCTTCAATATTCTCAAGCTCTTCTTACCTACAGAAAACCTCATTGTTTTTTGGATGGTCCCTGCTATTCTTTCTACCTTACAATTATTCTATTTCGGAACATACATCCCGCACAAAGGAGCGTCTGATAACAAACATCACTCCCGTTCCCAATCAAAAAATCATCTGTGGGCATTTATTTCCTGTTACTTTTTTGGTTACCATTTTGAGCATCATGATTCACCAGGAACTCCTTGGTGGAGACTATGGAAAATCAAAGAAAATAACCAGTAG
- a CDS encoding TonB-dependent receptor — translation MKRSFTILICLLMSLSVFAQQGAEIRGRVFNPVNNEGIPFANVIILGTDYGAVTDIDGNYVLSNIEPGLYNIRASFVGYRSQTQFEIQVTRARAVQLNFELREEASDLTEVTVNADFTRSDETPISVRRLNTNEIERYPGGNRDISRVIQSLPGVASTAAFRNDIIIRGGAPNENKFFIDDIEVPVINHFATQGSSGGPVGILNVNLIKNVDVITGGFPADRMNSLSSFFNFELKEGRSDKMFTQMTIGASEFTVSNEGPIGEKTTYLISARRSYLQFLFRAIGLPFLPDFYDFQVKTVTKINDKTELTFLGVGAIDLFSLNFDEPRNETVEERENRLFLLDNLPISTQWNYATGLRLKRFRENGFWTFVLSRNMLNNRSFKYAGNDESMRENLLFDYLSQESENKFRAENSIFKGSLTLKYGVNYEFSRFTISNFDRQTLAPIGQVIDVSSKSLFHSYGAFVSASKNYLNERLLISGGVRIDGSDFGQTAQNPLNQISPRISVSYQLKPNLFWTSNAGIYYQRPPYTALGFRNNEGVLINQENNIQFIRSSQLITGIEKVIPEKSRRFSMEAFYKHYNNYPSSVLNGIALANLGADFGVIGNEEVRSDAEGRAYGLEFLAQQRFFNNFYGIGSLTLVRSEFTNPNTEGFIPSAWDNRFIVSLTAGKRFGKNWEIGARWRFLGGTPYTPIDVETSSLIEVWDLRGLPVLDFSQINALRLRSFHQLDLRIDKRYFFDKWNLNWYFDIQNAYNFLAEQPPLLIPTRNTDGSLQVNPNDPTRYNMRLVDNPAGTILPTVGLIVEF, via the coding sequence ATGAAACGTTCATTTACAATTTTAATCTGTTTATTGATGTCACTGTCTGTTTTCGCCCAACAAGGTGCAGAAATCAGAGGTCGCGTATTCAATCCTGTCAATAATGAAGGGATTCCCTTTGCCAATGTAATCATTCTAGGCACCGACTACGGTGCAGTTACTGACATTGATGGTAACTATGTTTTATCAAACATTGAGCCCGGACTCTATAACATTCGCGCAAGCTTTGTTGGCTACCGATCGCAAACGCAGTTCGAAATCCAAGTTACACGTGCCAGAGCTGTACAATTAAACTTTGAGCTTAGAGAAGAAGCATCGGATTTGACTGAGGTTACTGTGAATGCAGATTTTACGCGTTCGGATGAAACCCCCATTTCAGTAAGAAGACTCAATACCAATGAAATCGAACGATACCCTGGTGGTAACCGAGATATTAGTCGTGTAATCCAATCCCTCCCAGGTGTGGCTAGCACAGCAGCCTTCAGGAATGATATCATCATCAGAGGTGGTGCGCCCAACGAAAATAAATTCTTTATTGATGATATCGAAGTACCTGTCATCAACCACTTTGCCACTCAAGGTTCTTCTGGTGGACCCGTCGGTATCCTCAATGTAAACCTCATAAAAAATGTAGATGTTATCACTGGTGGATTCCCCGCTGATCGGATGAATTCACTCAGTTCATTCTTCAATTTCGAGCTGAAAGAAGGAAGAAGTGATAAAATGTTTACCCAGATGACCATAGGTGCTAGTGAATTTACGGTCTCCAATGAGGGTCCTATTGGCGAAAAAACCACCTATTTGATATCAGCCAGAAGGTCCTACTTGCAGTTTTTATTCAGAGCAATTGGACTCCCATTTCTTCCCGATTTTTATGACTTCCAAGTGAAAACTGTCACCAAAATCAATGACAAAACCGAACTCACATTCCTTGGTGTAGGAGCGATCGATTTATTTTCATTGAACTTTGATGAGCCACGCAATGAAACTGTGGAAGAACGTGAAAACAGATTATTCTTGCTAGATAATCTACCTATTTCCACACAATGGAACTATGCTACTGGCTTACGCTTAAAAAGATTTCGTGAAAATGGATTTTGGACTTTTGTTTTGAGCAGAAACATGCTCAATAACCGTTCTTTCAAATACGCAGGAAATGATGAATCCATGCGGGAAAATTTATTGTTTGACTATTTGTCTCAAGAAAGCGAAAATAAATTCCGCGCTGAAAACTCCATTTTTAAAGGTTCTTTAACCTTAAAATATGGCGTAAACTATGAATTTTCTCGATTCACCATTAGTAATTTTGACCGACAGACCCTTGCGCCCATTGGACAGGTGATCGATGTTAGCAGTAAATCACTCTTTCATAGTTATGGGGCTTTTGTATCGGCTAGCAAAAACTATTTGAATGAACGCCTATTGATTTCGGGAGGAGTTCGGATAGATGGGTCTGACTTTGGACAAACTGCTCAAAATCCCTTGAATCAAATCAGCCCACGTATCAGTGTTTCGTATCAACTAAAGCCCAATCTTTTTTGGACCTCCAATGCTGGTATTTATTATCAAAGACCCCCATACACAGCTTTAGGGTTTAGAAACAACGAGGGAGTACTAATCAATCAAGAAAATAATATCCAATTTATTCGCTCCTCACAATTAATTACAGGCATAGAAAAAGTAATTCCAGAGAAGAGTAGAAGATTCAGCATGGAGGCTTTTTACAAGCATTACAACAATTACCCTTCTTCTGTATTGAATGGAATAGCACTCGCAAATCTAGGGGCAGACTTTGGAGTGATTGGCAACGAAGAGGTCCGATCCGATGCTGAAGGCAGAGCATATGGATTGGAGTTTTTGGCGCAGCAACGATTCTTTAACAATTTCTATGGTATCGGTTCTCTAACCTTGGTACGAAGCGAATTTACCAATCCAAATACAGAAGGTTTTATACCATCGGCTTGGGATAACCGTTTCATTGTGAGTTTGACTGCCGGCAAACGATTTGGTAAAAACTGGGAAATTGGAGCTAGATGGAGATTCCTAGGTGGTACGCCTTACACGCCAATTGATGTGGAAACCTCTTCATTGATTGAAGTTTGGGATTTGAGAGGATTACCAGTGCTGGATTTTTCACAAATCAATGCTCTTCGATTGAGGTCTTTCCATCAGTTGGACCTTCGGATTGATAAGCGTTACTTTTTTGACAAGTGGAACCTGAATTGGTATTTTGATATTCAAAATGCTTATAACTTCCTTGCCGAACAACCTCCGCTGCTTATCCCCACACGAAACACAGATGGCAGTTTGCAGGTTAATCCAAACGATCCCACAAGATATAACATGAGACTTGTAGACAATCCCGCAGGTACTATTTTACCTACTGTAGGTTTGATTGTAGAGTTTTAA
- a CDS encoding BamA/TamA family outer membrane protein has protein sequence MKIWLFSWGLFFFSIPELFSQELDSIPDTKRPVIEQVFDFGDQVINFISGEKWTIIPAVVYSPETSLGLGARALRIFRSKENPNLRPSTLPITFLYTLNNQQILTTELEWWANDNKSYTNARIELSNFPFKYFGIGNHPLSGTGESYTTQYASFHVNYEHMLLKGIYLGPRYEFRVDRISNRLDNGLLETERPIGFDGQLLSGLGLVLNHDTRDNIFQPEKGWFNRVSWMQFSQSLGSRVNFSQVTLDARKYITIKPQQVLAVQSWWSFTQGDAPFQNISLIGGSERMRGYFEGRFRDRHGMVQQAEYRFRIHRNLGMVAFVHAGQVASSLKDFSKNQFRYGAGIGFRYRLTPDGLNIRLDIAVGDQRAFYFGLNEVI, from the coding sequence ATGAAAATTTGGTTGTTTTCTTGGGGACTTTTTTTCTTCAGCATTCCTGAGCTCTTTTCACAAGAACTTGATTCAATTCCTGACACAAAAAGGCCAGTCATCGAACAAGTGTTTGATTTTGGGGATCAGGTGATCAATTTTATTTCAGGAGAAAAATGGACCATCATTCCTGCCGTGGTATATAGTCCTGAAACCAGTTTGGGGCTTGGTGCCCGGGCTTTGCGAATTTTTAGGAGTAAGGAAAATCCAAACTTACGGCCTTCAACTCTCCCGATCACATTTTTATATACGCTCAATAATCAACAAATATTGACAACTGAATTAGAGTGGTGGGCCAATGATAATAAATCCTACACCAATGCCCGAATAGAACTCTCCAATTTCCCATTCAAATATTTCGGCATTGGCAATCATCCATTATCGGGAACGGGCGAATCTTACACCACTCAATATGCCTCGTTCCATGTCAATTATGAGCATATGCTTTTGAAGGGAATTTATTTAGGCCCTCGATACGAATTTCGGGTTGACCGTATTTCCAACCGACTGGATAATGGCCTTCTGGAGACAGAAAGACCAATAGGATTTGATGGGCAGCTGCTATCCGGCTTGGGATTAGTCCTTAACCATGACACGAGGGATAATATCTTTCAACCAGAGAAAGGCTGGTTTAACCGGGTATCTTGGATGCAGTTTTCACAAAGTCTAGGAAGTAGGGTTAACTTTAGTCAAGTGACCTTGGATGCTAGGAAATACATCACCATTAAGCCTCAGCAGGTGTTGGCAGTTCAATCGTGGTGGAGTTTTACTCAGGGCGATGCCCCTTTTCAAAACATCTCATTGATCGGAGGAAGTGAGCGTATGCGAGGCTATTTTGAAGGGAGGTTTCGTGATCGTCATGGTATGGTTCAGCAAGCAGAATACCGCTTTCGTATTCATCGAAATTTGGGGATGGTAGCTTTTGTCCATGCTGGCCAAGTAGCATCTAGTCTAAAAGATTTTTCAAAAAATCAGTTTCGCTATGGAGCGGGAATTGGCTTTCGATACCGTTTGACCCCAGATGGTTTAAATATTCGCTTAGACATCGCAGTGGGCGATCAACGTGCATTTTACTTTGGTTTGAATGAGGTGATTTAA
- a CDS encoding TatD family hydrolase yields MKRLLDFHTHQSPNPTRLYNLDTPHPLDYPFSVGIHPWKLDESWAKQLDELTPLLEHPRVFALGEIGFDRLKGPATEIQQAAFQTQADLAKYHKLLIILHCVKGFHLLQAYLKRNPDSAPIIWHGWNLKIELAQSLLTYPVYFSFGKHLLLEKSHAQQWLQKCPKDKIFFETDDSDLSIESIYAQASVLLGCSIEQLSALTHSNWKKISNKQWYE; encoded by the coding sequence ATGAAAAGGCTATTAGATTTCCATACCCACCAATCCCCAAATCCCACACGTCTATATAATTTGGATACTCCCCATCCATTGGACTATCCTTTTTCAGTGGGTATCCATCCATGGAAATTAGACGAATCATGGGCAAAGCAATTGGACGAACTAACTCCCCTACTGGAGCACCCTCGCGTTTTTGCTCTTGGAGAAATTGGCTTCGATAGGTTGAAAGGTCCAGCTACTGAAATACAGCAAGCTGCTTTTCAGACCCAAGCAGACTTAGCCAAGTACCACAAGCTACTAATCATCCTCCACTGTGTGAAAGGATTTCATCTTTTGCAAGCTTACCTAAAACGGAATCCTGACAGCGCTCCCATCATTTGGCATGGCTGGAATTTAAAAATAGAACTAGCACAAAGTCTTTTGACTTATCCCGTTTATTTTTCTTTTGGAAAACATCTTCTACTTGAGAAATCTCATGCCCAACAATGGCTCCAAAAATGTCCAAAAGATAAAATTTTTTTCGAGACTGATGATTCTGATCTATCGATAGAATCGATTTATGCGCAAGCTTCTGTACTTTTGGGCTGTTCAATTGAACAATTAAGCGCATTGACGCATTCTAATTGGAAAAAAATCTCAAATAAACAGTGGTATGAATGA
- a CDS encoding tRNA threonylcarbamoyladenosine dehydratase → MNDFAWLSRTELIVGRSGLEKLASKHVLVVGLGGVGSFAAEFICRSGIGEMTIIDGDTVDVSNCNRQLPATQKNVGQSKAEWMEERLLSINPNLKIHVIKEFLNPEPMNELLEKHTFDYVVDCIDSITPKLVLIQSAINKGYPVVSSMGAGGKVDPTKVRIAPIEDTYNCKLARYVRKYLKRMGIKNGFKAVFSEELPMKESLMLTDGKNYKKSAYGTMSFLPAAFGCSCASVVVNDLLAS, encoded by the coding sequence ATGAATGATTTTGCATGGTTGTCCCGAACGGAACTAATCGTGGGTAGAAGTGGCTTAGAGAAATTAGCATCAAAACATGTACTCGTGGTCGGGCTTGGAGGAGTAGGCTCCTTTGCTGCTGAATTTATCTGTCGTTCAGGAATAGGAGAAATGACGATCATTGACGGAGATACGGTGGATGTGTCCAACTGCAATAGACAACTACCCGCAACTCAAAAAAATGTAGGCCAATCAAAAGCCGAATGGATGGAAGAGCGCCTGCTATCTATCAATCCAAACTTAAAAATACATGTGATCAAGGAATTTTTAAATCCTGAACCCATGAATGAACTTTTGGAAAAGCATACATTCGATTATGTGGTAGATTGTATAGACAGTATTACACCCAAACTTGTCCTGATTCAAAGCGCCATCAACAAAGGCTATCCAGTAGTAAGCTCCATGGGAGCAGGAGGAAAAGTAGATCCTACCAAAGTCAGAATAGCACCTATTGAAGATACTTATAACTGCAAGTTAGCAAGATACGTACGCAAATACCTGAAAAGAATGGGGATCAAAAACGGCTTTAAAGCTGTTTTTTCCGAGGAGCTGCCCATGAAAGAAAGTTTGATGCTAACCGATGGGAAAAACTATAAAAAATCAGCTTATGGAACTATGTCTTTCTTACCTGCTGCATTTGGGTGTAGCTGTGCTTCTGTAGTGGTCAATGACTTACTTGCGAGCTAA